From a region of the Streptomyces tirandamycinicus genome:
- a CDS encoding DUF397 domain-containing protein codes for MASIRIDLSTVAWRKSSHSNGDGGNCVEVAEGFLGAARWRKSSYSNGSGGNCVEVAEGFLGAAPWRKSSHSNGSGGDCVEVADGLAGVVPVRDSKMPDGPVLVVPARAWASFVGALKDGPAQLSS; via the coding sequence ATGGCAAGCATCCGAATTGACTTGAGCACTGTCGCGTGGCGCAAGAGCAGCCACAGCAACGGTGACGGTGGGAACTGTGTCGAGGTCGCGGAAGGGTTCCTCGGCGCCGCCCGCTGGCGCAAGAGCAGTTACAGCAATGGCAGCGGAGGCAACTGTGTCGAGGTCGCGGAAGGGTTCCTCGGCGCCGCCCCCTGGCGCAAGAGCAGCCACAGCAACGGCAGCGGAGGCGATTGCGTCGAGGTCGCCGACGGCCTCGCCGGCGTCGTCCCCGTCCGCGACTCCAAGATGCCCGACGGCCCCGTCCTCGTGGTCCCGGCCCGCGCCTGGGCGTCCTTCGTCGGGGCCCTCAAGGACGGCCCCGCTCAGCTGAGCTCGTAA
- a CDS encoding alpha-2,8-polysialyltransferase family protein: MRTDTNTVQGTGTAPDTSAAPHTNTVPGTKAAPGTATAPGTNTARTTQIFFASTLYGAATLAAALDSGRFAPADRRLLLVSNNAATPETAPPVDRMPGFERLRGRFDGVLSWNEAIAPFHPGGWSPRPDDVPMWERYLRMLWGLGDDRIELALESIQVNPALAVAQLFPDARLDVYADGLMSYGPTRNKIDPLVGERVRRLLHLDLVPGLTPLLLEEFGARPEAVPTEAFTKVVAELADPSDPADHAALAELAEPDAAGSTAGASDRASDGSSGRAGEQPALLLGQYLASLGILTAEEEEALHLRMVRGAVAHGHRRLVFKPHPVAPAAWSRALEREAEKLGAELTVLDRPVLAEVLYRQLRPALVVGCFSTALLTASTFYGIPVARVGTEPLLDRLKPYQNSNRVPVTLVDALVPDLESGRPGSPRPADGELSGLVRAVGFAMQPQIRADLRPAAEAYLTARLTDGSARYFKRRRLTVLGLPGGLPVPRHAAIRRVARRVRRIKRAALG, translated from the coding sequence ATGCGTACGGACACCAACACGGTCCAGGGCACGGGCACGGCACCGGACACGAGCGCCGCCCCGCACACGAACACCGTCCCGGGCACGAAAGCCGCACCGGGCACAGCCACCGCCCCGGGCACGAACACGGCGCGGACCACGCAGATCTTCTTCGCCTCCACCCTGTACGGCGCGGCGACGCTGGCGGCCGCGCTCGACAGCGGCCGCTTCGCCCCGGCGGACCGGCGGCTGCTGCTGGTGAGCAACAACGCGGCGACCCCGGAGACGGCGCCCCCCGTCGACCGGATGCCGGGCTTCGAGCGGCTGCGAGGCCGCTTCGACGGCGTGCTGTCGTGGAACGAGGCCATCGCCCCCTTCCATCCGGGCGGCTGGTCGCCCCGCCCGGACGACGTCCCGATGTGGGAGCGGTATCTGCGGATGCTGTGGGGCCTGGGGGACGACCGGATAGAGCTGGCCCTGGAGTCCATCCAGGTCAATCCGGCGCTCGCGGTGGCCCAGTTGTTCCCGGACGCCCGTCTCGACGTGTACGCGGACGGGCTGATGAGCTACGGCCCGACCCGCAACAAGATCGACCCGCTGGTGGGCGAGCGGGTGCGCAGGCTGCTGCACCTCGATCTGGTGCCGGGGCTGACGCCGCTGCTGCTGGAGGAGTTCGGGGCCCGGCCGGAAGCTGTGCCGACCGAGGCGTTCACCAAGGTGGTCGCCGAACTAGCCGACCCCTCCGACCCCGCCGACCACGCGGCACTCGCCGAACTCGCCGAACCCGATGCAGCGGGCTCCACGGCCGGCGCCTCCGACCGCGCCTCCGACGGTTCCTCCGGCCGTGCCGGCGAGCAGCCCGCGCTGCTGCTCGGGCAGTACCTCGCGTCCCTGGGCATCCTCACCGCCGAGGAGGAGGAGGCCCTGCACCTGCGGATGGTCCGGGGCGCGGTCGCCCACGGCCACCGCCGGCTGGTCTTCAAACCGCACCCGGTGGCGCCCGCGGCGTGGTCGCGGGCACTGGAGCGCGAGGCGGAGAAGCTGGGCGCCGAACTGACCGTGCTGGACCGGCCGGTGCTGGCCGAGGTGCTGTACCGGCAGCTCAGGCCCGCGCTGGTGGTGGGGTGCTTCTCCACGGCGCTGCTGACCGCGAGCACCTTCTACGGCATCCCGGTCGCGCGGGTCGGGACGGAGCCGCTGCTCGACCGGCTGAAGCCGTACCAGAACAGCAACCGGGTGCCGGTGACGCTGGTCGACGCGCTGGTTCCCGACCTGGAGAGCGGCCGCCCCGGCTCCCCGCGCCCCGCGGACGGGGAACTGTCGGGGCTGGTCCGGGCGGTCGGGTTCGCGATGCAGCCGCAGATCCGGGCGGATCTGCGCCCGGCGGCGGAGGCGTATCTGACGGCCCGTCTCACGGACGGCAGCGCCCGCTACTTCAAGCGCCGCCGCCTGACGGTCCTGGGCCTCCCCGGCGGTCTCCCGGTCCCCCGGCACGCCGCGATCCGCCGCGTGGCCCGCCGAGTCCGCCGCATCAAGCGCGCCGCGCTCGGCTGA
- a CDS encoding glycosyltransferase family 2 protein produces MVKLSVIVPFYNVRSYAPDTLGSLRANAREDFEFLLVDDCSTDGTPEILERAEREVPGAVLIRHERNGGLATARNTGLDAARGEYIAFLDGDDWLAPGYYERLLAAAEGLGVDFVRTDHVQCTGRERKVFRVPVGRRNEVLRPRDAILPADRSTSVDYPMAWAGIYRRDLLDRGLLHFTDGLRTAEDRPWIWRLHREAESFAAVGLLGIFYRRGVASSLTQIGDVRQLDFIKAFDQVLEETANDPESGRLLPKAVRTYCAVISHHLASIERFEPAVARKLRSMSADALRRMPQDILGNALDGMDRERSSRLRRLRRRPAVAPAVSTSAMAGAA; encoded by the coding sequence GTGGTCAAGCTCTCGGTCATCGTGCCCTTCTACAACGTTCGGTCCTATGCGCCCGACACCCTGGGAAGCCTCCGGGCCAACGCCCGGGAGGACTTCGAGTTCCTGCTCGTCGACGACTGCTCGACGGACGGGACGCCGGAGATCCTGGAGCGTGCGGAACGCGAGGTGCCGGGGGCGGTGCTGATCAGACACGAGCGGAACGGCGGGCTGGCCACGGCCCGCAACACCGGCCTGGACGCCGCCCGCGGCGAGTACATCGCCTTCCTCGACGGCGACGACTGGCTGGCTCCGGGCTACTACGAGCGGCTGCTCGCGGCGGCCGAGGGACTCGGCGTCGACTTCGTCCGCACCGACCATGTGCAGTGCACGGGCCGGGAGCGCAAGGTCTTCCGGGTCCCCGTCGGCCGGCGGAACGAGGTGCTCCGGCCGCGCGACGCGATCCTGCCCGCCGACCGGTCCACCTCCGTCGACTACCCGATGGCCTGGGCCGGGATCTACCGGCGCGACCTGCTGGACCGGGGACTGCTGCACTTCACGGACGGGCTGCGCACCGCCGAGGACCGGCCCTGGATCTGGCGGCTGCACCGCGAGGCGGAGTCCTTCGCCGCGGTCGGCCTGCTGGGGATCTTCTACCGTCGGGGGGTCGCCTCGTCGCTGACGCAGATCGGCGACGTACGGCAACTCGATTTCATCAAGGCATTCGACCAGGTACTCGAGGAGACCGCGAACGATCCGGAATCCGGGCGGCTGCTGCCGAAAGCCGTCCGGACCTACTGTGCCGTCATCTCCCATCACCTGGCATCGATCGAAAGGTTCGAACCGGCCGTGGCCCGGAAACTGCGTTCGATGAGCGCGGACGCCCTGCGCAGAATGCCGCAGGACATTCTCGGAAACGCGCTCGACGGCATGGACCGGGAACGCTCCTCCCGGCTGCGCAGGCTGCGCAGGCGCCCGGCCGTCGCGCCGGCGGTCTCCACCTCCGCCATGGCGGGTGCGGCCTGA
- a CDS encoding DUF6716 putative glycosyltransferase: MPSRTSQAPRVAVLADSDTRWKWGALTARRIAAADHPGRPAETAGFLLRGRATPTARQLAEVGVGTDSVREVTGAQFLRAIRDEGYDVVVLALVGGAVQAMLHGIAALRLPRRPVLVTGYVGVVYEKLADGLLLRHGADVVLANSRHDADRFRAVYEGVGADASAVTEAALPFLGGAPYERREGRDTVVFAVQPSVPESRADRMYLLDRLAGHARLHPSREVLLKLRSRPGEHTTHLEELPYQRLAERLPGGLPPNLSLVYGHMGEVLDRTDLLVTVSSTAALEALHRRVPTAILTDLGVREALGNHHFLGSGLLTSWDRLDAGHRPEPDEEWLARQGVAADGTYEKAFDAARERVAGLLRQPELPPVAPYYTPATAPGYLPGILARHRLAADGGPLPGAAPADEPTGLHRVLRDAVRGVARGAYRHGVQRVAPVIRRMGEL, translated from the coding sequence GTGCCATCACGTACCAGCCAGGCGCCGCGCGTCGCCGTGCTCGCCGACTCCGACACCCGGTGGAAGTGGGGTGCGCTCACCGCGCGCCGCATCGCCGCCGCTGACCACCCCGGCCGCCCCGCCGAAACGGCCGGGTTCCTGCTGCGGGGGAGGGCGACGCCCACCGCGCGGCAGCTCGCCGAGGTCGGCGTCGGGACGGACTCCGTGCGCGAGGTCACCGGCGCCCAGTTCCTCCGGGCGATCCGCGACGAGGGGTACGACGTCGTCGTCCTCGCCCTCGTCGGCGGCGCCGTGCAGGCCATGCTCCACGGCATCGCGGCCCTGCGGCTGCCCCGCCGGCCCGTGCTGGTCACCGGCTACGTCGGCGTCGTCTACGAGAAGCTCGCCGACGGGCTGCTGCTGCGGCACGGCGCGGACGTCGTGCTCGCCAACTCCCGCCACGACGCGGACCGGTTCCGCGCCGTGTACGAGGGCGTCGGCGCCGACGCCTCGGCGGTGACCGAGGCCGCGCTGCCGTTCCTCGGCGGAGCCCCGTACGAGCGGCGGGAGGGCCGGGACACGGTCGTCTTCGCCGTCCAGCCGTCCGTCCCGGAGAGCCGGGCCGACCGGATGTACCTGCTCGACAGGCTCGCCGGGCACGCCAGGCTCCACCCCTCCCGCGAGGTGCTGCTCAAGCTCCGCTCCCGGCCCGGGGAGCACACCACGCACCTGGAGGAGCTGCCGTACCAGCGGCTCGCCGAGCGGCTCCCCGGCGGGCTGCCGCCGAACCTCAGCCTCGTGTACGGGCACATGGGCGAGGTCCTGGACCGGACCGACCTGCTGGTCACCGTCTCCTCGACCGCCGCGCTCGAAGCGCTCCACCGGCGCGTCCCCACCGCGATCCTCACCGACCTCGGCGTCCGCGAGGCGCTGGGCAACCACCACTTCCTCGGCTCCGGGCTGCTCACCTCCTGGGACCGGCTCGACGCCGGGCACCGGCCCGAACCGGACGAGGAGTGGCTGGCCCGGCAGGGCGTGGCCGCCGACGGGACGTACGAGAAGGCCTTCGACGCGGCCCGTGAACGCGTCGCCGGACTGCTGCGGCAGCCGGAGCTGCCGCCCGTCGCCCCGTACTACACCCCCGCGACGGCACCCGGCTATCTGCCGGGGATCCTCGCCCGCCACCGCCTCGCCGCGGACGGCGGCCCACTGCCCGGAGCCGCTCCGGCCGACGAGCCCACCGGGCTGCACCGGGTCCTGCGCGACGCGGTGCGCGGCGTGGCACGCGGCGCCTACCGCCACGGCGTGCAGCGCGTGGCGCCCGTCATCCGCCGGATGGGCGAGCTGTGA
- a CDS encoding acylneuraminate cytidylyltransferase, with amino-acid sequence MTTVLAVIPARGGSKGVPGKNLAAVGGVPLVARAVRACAGSPLVTDVVVSTDDPAIADAVRAAGSALGAAGRVHCVDRPADIAGDTATSESAVLHAMEAYEAAHGRTVDVVLLVQCTSPFLTSDDIDRVASAVAKDGADTAVTVAPFHAFVWRRGPAATDTPAPAGTPAPAGTPAPAGTPALFGTLEPAAARPATDAPAPVGTPAPAGTPAPAGANGAAGDDGRGVNHDKSHRPRRQDRPEDFLETGAAYAMDARGLRVHGHRFFGRTALVETDPARVLEIDDPHDLARARALAPLLDPAVVPTRADVDAVVLDFDGTQTDDRVLIDSDGRELVAVHRGDGLGIAALRRAGLKLLILSTEQNPVVAARARKLNLPVLHGIDRKDAALKRWCEESGVAPERVLYAGNDVNDLPCFGLVGWPVAVASAHDSVRAAARAVTTTPGGAGAVREIAAWLLGPTLITPTQ; translated from the coding sequence ATGACCACCGTCCTCGCCGTGATCCCCGCCAGGGGCGGCTCCAAGGGTGTGCCCGGCAAGAACCTCGCCGCGGTCGGCGGCGTCCCGCTCGTCGCGCGTGCCGTACGGGCCTGCGCCGGTTCCCCCCTGGTCACGGATGTCGTGGTGTCCACCGACGACCCGGCGATCGCGGACGCCGTGCGGGCGGCCGGATCGGCCCTCGGCGCGGCCGGCCGGGTGCACTGCGTCGACCGCCCGGCGGACATCGCGGGCGACACCGCGACCAGCGAGTCCGCGGTGCTCCACGCCATGGAAGCCTACGAGGCGGCGCACGGCCGCACCGTCGACGTGGTCCTCCTCGTCCAGTGCACCAGCCCCTTCCTGACCAGCGACGACATCGACAGGGTCGCCTCCGCGGTGGCGAAGGACGGCGCGGACACCGCGGTCACGGTCGCCCCGTTCCACGCCTTCGTCTGGCGCCGCGGACCGGCGGCGACGGACACCCCCGCACCCGCCGGCACACCCGCGCCCGCCGGTACTCCTGCGCCCGCCGGCACTCCTGCGCTCTTCGGCACCCTCGAACCCGCCGCCGCCCGACCGGCGACGGACGCCCCAGCACCCGTCGGCACCCCCGCGCCCGCCGGCACCCCCGCACCCGCCGGGGCCAACGGCGCCGCCGGGGACGACGGCCGGGGTGTCAACCACGACAAGAGCCACCGCCCCCGCCGCCAGGACCGGCCCGAGGACTTCCTGGAGACCGGCGCCGCGTACGCCATGGACGCGCGGGGCCTCCGCGTCCACGGGCACCGGTTCTTCGGGCGCACCGCGCTCGTCGAGACCGACCCCGCGCGGGTCCTGGAGATCGACGACCCGCACGACCTCGCCCGGGCCCGCGCCCTGGCGCCGCTGCTCGACCCGGCGGTCGTCCCCACCCGCGCGGACGTCGACGCCGTCGTCCTCGACTTCGACGGCACCCAGACCGACGACCGCGTCCTCATCGACTCCGACGGCCGCGAGCTCGTCGCCGTGCACCGCGGCGACGGCCTCGGTATCGCCGCGCTGCGCCGCGCCGGGCTGAAGCTGCTGATCCTCTCCACCGAACAGAACCCCGTCGTCGCGGCCCGCGCCCGCAAGCTCAACCTCCCCGTCCTGCACGGCATCGACCGCAAGGACGCCGCCCTGAAGCGGTGGTGCGAGGAGAGCGGCGTCGCGCCCGAGCGGGTCCTCTACGCCGGCAACGACGTCAACGACCTGCCCTGCTTCGGGCTCGTCGGCTGGCCCGTCGCCGTCGCGAGCGCGCACGACTCCGTGCGTGCCGCAGCGCGCGCCGTCACCACCACCCCCGGTGGCGCCGGCGCCGTCCGGGAGATCGCCGCCTGGCTTCTCGGTCCCACCCTCATCACCCCCACCCAGTAA
- a CDS encoding N-acetylneuraminate synthase family protein → MNPRLRTLGSKTAGPGRPVYVTGEIGINHNGDLDNAFALIDAAADAGCDAVKFQKRTPEICTPRDQWDIERDTPWGRMTYIDYRHRVEFGEDEYRAIDAHCRERGIDWFASPWDTEAVAFLEKFDVPAHKVASASLTDDELLRELRATGRTVILSTGMSTPKQIRHAVEVLGSENILLCHATSTYPAKAEELNLRVINTLMQEYPNVPIGYSGHETGLQTTLAAVALGAAFVERHITLDRAMWGSDQAASVEPGGLQRMVRDIRTIEAALGDGVKKVYDSELAPMKKLRRVPGVVAEAQSESGAQSGAESGAEGSERAEPVAV, encoded by the coding sequence ATGAACCCCCGTCTGCGCACCCTCGGCAGCAAGACCGCCGGTCCCGGCCGGCCCGTCTACGTCACCGGTGAGATCGGCATCAACCACAACGGCGACCTGGACAACGCCTTCGCGCTGATCGACGCCGCCGCCGACGCGGGCTGCGACGCGGTCAAGTTCCAGAAGCGCACCCCGGAGATCTGCACGCCCCGCGACCAGTGGGACATCGAGCGCGACACCCCGTGGGGCCGGATGACGTACATCGACTACCGCCACCGTGTGGAGTTCGGCGAGGACGAGTACCGGGCCATAGACGCGCACTGCCGTGAGCGCGGCATCGACTGGTTCGCCTCCCCGTGGGACACCGAGGCCGTCGCCTTCCTGGAGAAGTTCGACGTTCCCGCCCACAAGGTGGCCTCGGCCTCCCTCACGGACGACGAGCTGCTGCGCGAGCTGCGCGCCACCGGCAGGACGGTCATCCTCTCCACCGGCATGTCGACGCCGAAGCAGATCAGGCACGCCGTGGAGGTCCTCGGCAGCGAGAACATCCTCCTCTGCCACGCCACCTCGACGTACCCGGCCAAGGCCGAGGAGCTGAACCTCCGCGTCATCAACACCCTGATGCAGGAGTACCCGAACGTCCCGATCGGCTACTCCGGGCACGAGACCGGTCTGCAGACCACCCTCGCGGCCGTCGCGCTGGGCGCCGCGTTCGTCGAGCGCCACATCACCCTCGACCGCGCCATGTGGGGCTCGGACCAGGCCGCCTCCGTCGAGCCCGGCGGTCTGCAGCGCATGGTCCGCGACATCCGCACCATCGAGGCCGCGCTCGGCGACGGCGTGAAGAAGGTCTACGACTCCGAGCTCGCCCCGATGAAGAAGCTCCGCCGCGTCCCCGGCGTCGTCGCCGAGGCCCAGTCCGAGTCCGGGGCCCAGTCCGGGGCCGAGTCCGGGGCCGAGGGCAGCGAGCGGGCCGAGCCGGTCGCGGTCTGA
- a CDS encoding amidohydrolase, with amino-acid sequence MSREPDAGLPGEAELPGDHVLPGTLPDALRNELIAFRRDLHMHPELGNQEFRTTAAIKARLEAAGLHPQVLSTGTGLVCDVGTDRVRPMLALRADIDGLPIPDTKVGVPYRSTVPDRAHACGHDVHTTVVLGAGLVLADLDRQGLLPHPVRLIFQPAEEVLPGGAADAIESGVLDGVGRIIAVHCDPRVDAGRIGLRIGPITSACDRLEITLDGPGGHTARPHLTTDLVTAAAKIVTEVPALLARRVDTRSGLALTWGRIESGHACNVIPQHAELAGTVRCLDLPAWREAPDLVHAAVDEIATLHRAKSQINYIRGVPPVVNDPVVAELLHDAHAARRGSQAIEDTEQSLGGEDFSWYLEHVPGAMARLGVRAPGSGTRLDLHRGDFDVDEEAIRVGVELFTAAALLDEHRS; translated from the coding sequence ATGTCCCGCGAGCCCGACGCCGGCCTCCCCGGCGAAGCCGAGTTGCCCGGCGACCACGTTCTGCCCGGCACGCTGCCCGACGCCCTGCGCAACGAACTCATCGCCTTCCGCCGGGACTTGCACATGCACCCGGAACTGGGGAACCAGGAGTTCCGCACGACTGCCGCGATCAAGGCGCGGCTGGAGGCCGCCGGCCTGCACCCGCAGGTGCTCTCGACCGGCACCGGACTCGTGTGCGACGTGGGTACGGACCGGGTGCGGCCCATGCTCGCGCTGCGCGCCGACATCGACGGCCTGCCGATCCCGGACACCAAGGTGGGAGTGCCGTACCGCTCGACCGTGCCGGACCGGGCCCATGCCTGCGGCCACGACGTGCACACCACGGTGGTCCTCGGCGCCGGGCTGGTCCTCGCCGACCTCGACCGGCAGGGGCTGCTGCCCCACCCGGTGCGGCTGATCTTCCAGCCCGCGGAGGAGGTGCTGCCGGGCGGCGCGGCCGACGCGATCGAGTCCGGGGTGCTGGACGGCGTGGGCCGGATCATCGCCGTGCACTGCGACCCCCGTGTGGACGCCGGCCGGATCGGGCTGCGCATCGGCCCGATCACCTCGGCGTGCGACCGGCTGGAGATCACCCTCGACGGGCCCGGCGGCCACACCGCCCGCCCGCATCTGACCACGGACCTGGTCACGGCCGCCGCCAAGATCGTCACCGAGGTCCCCGCGCTGCTGGCGCGCCGGGTCGACACCCGTTCCGGACTCGCCCTGACCTGGGGCCGCATCGAGTCCGGGCACGCCTGCAACGTGATCCCGCAGCACGCGGAGCTCGCAGGCACCGTCCGCTGCCTGGACCTGCCGGCCTGGCGGGAGGCCCCGGACCTGGTGCACGCGGCGGTCGACGAGATCGCGACCCTGCACCGGGCGAAGTCCCAGATCAACTACATCCGCGGGGTGCCGCCCGTGGTCAACGACCCCGTGGTCGCCGAGCTGCTGCACGACGCCCACGCCGCGCGGCGCGGATCGCAGGCGATCGAGGACACCGAGCAGAGCCTCGGCGGCGAGGACTTCTCCTGGTACCTGGAACACGTCCCGGGCGCCATGGCCCGCCTGGGCGTCCGTGCCCCGGGGTCGGGCACCCGTCTCGACCTGCACCGGGGCGACTTCGATGTGGACGAGGAGGCCATCCGTGTCGGCGTCGAACTCTTCACCGCGGCGGCGCTGCTTGACGAACACCGATCGTAA